A window of the Danio aesculapii chromosome 10, fDanAes4.1, whole genome shotgun sequence genome harbors these coding sequences:
- the npm2b gene encoding nucleoplasmin-2b: protein MSKTEKPLSTLWGCELNESNKEESFKTDDTNHQHQLALRTMCLGHTAKDEFNIVELVTGEGNSSAKAVPIATLHAKSMPTVNLSGLDLHPPVTFRLKHGSGPVFVGAEHVALEEYSDEEELDEEMDEEVEEEEDIEESPVKKVTKNSAGKRKKPEKGEDEEASDGENPPKKGKGRGRKAKA, encoded by the exons atGAGCAAAACCGAGAAACCTTTATCCACTCTTTGGG GTTGTGAACTCAATGAATCTAATAAAGAAGAGTCCTTCAAGACTGATGACACGAACCATCAGCACCAGCTGGCACTGAGAACG ATGTGTCTCGGTCACACCGCCAAAGATGAGTTCAATATTGTCGAGCTGGTCACCGGTGAGGGAAACAGTAGCGCCAAGGCGGTTCCCATAGCAACGCTTCACGCGAAATCCATGCCAACG GTTAACCTGTCTGGTTTGGATCTTCATCCACCGGTGACCTTTCGCCTGAAGCACGGCTCTGGTCCGGTGTTTGTCGGAGCGGAGCATGTGGCCT TGGAGGAGTACTCTGATGAAGAAGAGCTGGACGAGGAGATGGACGAGGAGGTAGAAGAAGAGGAGGATATCGAAGAATCGCCTGTTAAGAAAGTCACCAAAAACAGTGCTGGCAAA AGAAAGAAGCCAGAGAAGGGAGAAGATGA GGAAGCATCAGATGGTGAAAATCCACCAAAAAAG GGTAAAGGAAGAGGGCGGAAGGCAAAGGCGTGA